From a region of the Phaseolus vulgaris cultivar G19833 chromosome 6, P. vulgaris v2.0, whole genome shotgun sequence genome:
- the LOC137831467 gene encoding (S)-8-oxocitronellyl enol synthase CYC2: protein MVSIWEGGSAYRAPHLAMGSIEETSHVAIIFGVTGLVGRELARRLLLLEPSWKVYGIARKPETPPTLISPCYHFISCNLLNPLETQKKLSGLQDVTHVFWVTWASQFQSETQESCDQNKAMMSNALNSMLSVAKSLKHVSLQTGTKHYVSLYPPFDEEKLHCYYYHEEFPRISRSLNFYYALEDLLIEKLSGKVYWSVHRPGLLLGSSVRSIYNFMGSLCVYGAICKHLRLPFVFGGTRKCWEEAYIDGSDARLVADQHIWAATNSDIVSTNGQAFNSINGPTFTWKEVWPIVGKKLGVQVPEDMLVENFWFSKAMAGKQKVWEEIVEENGLVHSTLENMANWEFLDALFRLPFKLLGSRDKVDGLGFCARYKTLNSIMYWIDCMRDEKLIP from the coding sequence ATGGTTTCAATTTGGGAGGGAGGGTCAGCATATAGAGCCCCCCATCTGGCAATGGGAAGCATAGAGGAGACAAGCCATGTTGCTATCATCTTTGGGGTCACTGGACTTGTTGGGAGAGAGTTGGCTAGGAGGTTGCTACTCTTAGAACCTTCTTGGAAGGTTTATGGTATAGCTAGAAAGCCTGAAACACCACCAACCCTTATAAGCCCTTGTTACCATTTCATCTCTTGCAATTTGCTGAACCCTTTGGAGACCCAGAAGAAGCTGTCTGGCTTACAGGATGTGACTCATGTGTTTTGGGTCACATGGGCTAGCCAGTTCCAATCAGAGACTCAAGAAAGTTGTGACCAGAACAAGGCCATGATGTCCAATGCTTTGAACTCTATGCTCTCAGTAGCCAAGAGTCTAAAGCATGTTTCCCTTCAGACAGGAACTAAGCACTATGTGTCACTGTATCCCCCCTTTGATGAAGAGAAGCTCCACTGTTACTACTACCATGAAGAGTTTCCCAGAATTAGCAGATCCCTTAATTTCTACTATGCCCTGGAAGATTTGCTCATTGAGAAACTGAGTGGTAAGGTGTATTGGTCTGTGCATAGGCCTGGTTTATTGTTGGGTAGTTCTGTTAGATCAATTTATAACTTCATGGGGAGCTTGTGTGTTTATGGGGCTATTTGTAAACATTTAAGGCTTCCTTTTGTGTTTGGGGGGACAAGGAAATGTTGGGAGGAGGCTTATATTGATGGATCAGATGCTAGGCTTGTAGCTGATCAGCACATTTGGGCAGCCACAAACAGTGACATAGTTTCCACCAATGGCCAAGCCTTCAACTCAATCAATGGCCCAACTTTCACTTGGAAGGAGGTTTGGCCAATTGTTGGGAAGAAATTGGGAGTGCAAGTTCCGGAAGACATGCTTGTGGAAAACTTCTGGTTTTCAAAAGCCATGGCTGGGAAGCAGAAAGTTTGGGAAGAGATTGTGGAAGAAAACGGTTTGGTTCACTCAACTCTGGAAAATATGGCCAACTGGGAATTCTTAGATGCCTTGTTTCGTTTACCTTTCAAACTCTTGGGGAGCAGAGACAAAGTTGATGGACTTGGTTTTTGTGCAAGGTATAAGACATTGAATTCAATAATGTATTGGATTGATTGCATGAGAGATGAGAAGCTGATTCCCTAG
- the LOC137831469 gene encoding vacuolar cation/proton exchanger 3-like — MSHHTMEEDLNILEMNTEPCNNSNATCAKTAPPQAQNNLTSSTVTKKCPFLVTKVHCQMLRSFTANLKEVVFGTKLAVLFPAVPLAVVADFYSLGRPWIFALSLLGLTPLAERVSFLTEQIAYYTGPTVGGLLNATCGNATEMIISLLALHQNKVNVVKFSLLGSILSNLLLVLGSSLLCGGLANLRKEQRYDRKQTDVNSLVLLLGLLCHLLPLMFRYAIAEEYPSIATSTLQLSRASSIVMLLAYAGYIFFQLKTHRQFFDGQEEDENEEEKAVIGFWSAFTWLVGMTLIISLLSEYVVATIEAASDSWGISVSFISIILLPIVGNAAEHAGSIIFAFKNKLDISLGVAMGSATQISMFVVPLSVVVAWIMGIEMDLDFNLLETGCLAFTIIVTAFTLQDGTSHYMKGVVLFLCYIIIAACFFVHKTPLINEA, encoded by the exons ATGTCACACCACACTATGGAGGAGGACTTAAACATCTTGGAGATGAACACTGAGCCTTGTAACAACAGCAATGCTACATGTGCAAAGACAGCACCACCACAGGCACAGAACAACCTCACATCTTCAACTGTAACAAAGAAATGTCCATTTCTGGTCACCAAAGTTCACTGCCAAATGCTTAGGAGTTTCACAGCCAATTTGAAAGAGGTTGTTTTTGGCACTAAGCTTGCAGTGCTTTTTCCTGCTGTCCCTTTGGCTGTTGTTGCAGATTTTTATAGCCTTGGAAGG CCTTGGATTTTTGCTTTGAGCCTGCTTGGACTCACCCCGCTAGCTGAACGTGTCAGCTTCCTTACTGA GCAAATTGCGTATTACACTGGCCCCACAG TTGGAGGGCTTCTAAATGCAACCTGTGGTAATGCAACTGAGATGATCATATCTTTGCTAGCACTTCACCAAAACAAAGTAAATGTTGTGAAGTTCTCCCTGCTGGGTTCCATTCTCTCAAACCTTCTATTAGTTCTTGGAAGTTCACTCCTTTGTGGAGGCTTAGCCAACCTTAGGAAGGAGCAAAGATATGACAGA AAACAAACAGATGTAAACTCACTGGTTTTGTTGCTGGGGTTGCTGTGCCATTTGCTGCCATTAATGTTCAGATATGCCATAGCAGAAGAATATCCTTCAATAGCCACTAGCACTCTACAATTGTCCAGAGCAAGCAGCATTGTTATGCTTCTTGCATATGCCGGATACATCTTCTTTCAATTAAAAACACATCGACAATTTTTCGATGGACAAGAG GAAGATGAAAACGAAGAAGAGAAGGCTGTGATAGGATTTTGGAGTGCATTTACTTGGTTGGTTGGTATGACACTTATCATATCTCTGCTTTCTGAATATGTTGTGGCAACCATTGAG GCTGCTTCAGATTCCTGGGGCATTTCTGTTAGCTTCATTAGCATAATTTTGTTACCAATTGTGGGAAACGCTGCAGAGCATGCTGGCTCAATCATTTTTGCTTTTAAGAACAAGTTG GACATATCATTGGGTGTTGCTATGGGATCTGCAACTCAAATTTCTATGTTTGTG GTTCCATTAAGTGTAGTTGTTGCATGGATAATGGGTATAGAAATGGACTTGGATTTCAATCTCCTTGAAACCGGGTGTCTTGCTTTTACAATTATTGTTACAGCATTCACTTTGCAG GATGGAACTTCACACTACATGAAAGGAGTGGTTCTTTTCCTGTGTTACATTATCATTGCTGCATGCTTTTTTGTTCACAAAACTCCACTAATTA ATGAAGCATAG